In a genomic window of Streptomyces roseoviridis:
- a CDS encoding GlsB/YeaQ/YmgE family stress response membrane protein, protein MSWLWAIIVGLVLGLIAKAILPGKQQIPLWLTTVFGILGSVLGNAVATWIGVNDTKGIDWTRHLLQLIGAVAVVGVGDMLWASIRGNRQRT, encoded by the coding sequence ATGAGTTGGTTGTGGGCGATCATCGTGGGCCTGGTCCTGGGTCTGATCGCGAAGGCGATCCTTCCGGGCAAGCAGCAGATCCCGCTGTGGCTGACGACCGTGTTCGGCATTCTGGGCAGTGTGCTCGGCAACGCGGTCGCGACCTGGATCGGGGTGAACGACACCAAGGGCATCGACTGGACCCGTCATCTGCTCCAGCTCATCGGCGCCGTCGCCGTGGTGGGCGTCGGCGACATGCTGTGGGCCTCGATCAGGGGCAACAGGCAGCGGACCTGA